The genomic DNA GACGGCGTTGAGGTTGTAGGAGGAGTCGACGATCCAGTCGTTGTGGCGCGGGGCGCGCTCCGCCTCCTGCCGGACCACCTCCACCTTCTGCCACTCCTCCCACCGCTCCGCCAGCCCGTCGCCCTCCAGCATCCGCACCACCTCCGACATCTTGGGGCGCTCCATCGGGGACCCCTGCGTGCACAGCAGCGCCACCTGGATCAGCGACTCCACCTCCTCATCCGTGTACCCGCCCTGCAGGTCCGGGTCCACCAGCTGCTCCAGCTTCTTCTCCTTCAGCAGGCCCTTCACCTGCGTGCAACCCCAGCAGTTTTCTTTCGATCACTTCCAGATGTCCAGGTCGCTAATATATTAACGTACTAGTATCAAGCAATCAAAGGTGAACTCTTATCTTTGCTTACCCAGTCAAGCAGCATCACGTCGTCGTCGTTCGCGAGGCGGGCGAGATCGAAGGCCCTCTGTCCGGTGATGAGCTCCAGGAGCATGATCCCGTAGCCGAAGACATCCGTCTTCTCGGAGGACTTCCCGGTGGAGAGGTACTCGGGCGCAATGTGCCCGATCGTCCCGCGAACGGCCGTCGTCACGTGGGTGTCCTTGTAGTCCATGAGTCTAGCGAGGCCGAAGTCGCCCACGACCGCTTCGAAGCTCTCGTCCAACAGGATGTTGGCGGCCTTCACGTCACGGTGGATGATCTTGGGGTCGCAGTGATCGTGCAGGTAAGAGAGACCTCTGGCGGATCCCAGCGCGATCCTGGCCCTTGTTTCCCATTCAAGATGCGGGTCATTCGGCCCACGTTCTGCGAATTTGAGGACCATCAGTGAAATCAGAAGCAACCCAACCTAAGCTAcaactacaacaacaacaatatagTCTTTTTTTCCAAGTAAATTGGGATAGACTAGAGATGAAacacaaaagaaataaaggcCATAGTTCagacacattgatagctagtctccaagcacttctatccaaaactatctttttagagatattccaatccttaaggtctctcctaaccgactcatcccaagtcagtttaggtatAACTCTActcctctttacattatcgacccgctcaagaaccccactacgcaccggcgcctcagaaAGCCtctgttggacatgtccaaaccatctcagccgatgttgggtaagtttctcctcaattggtgtcaccccgaccctatcctgAATAGCTTCGTTTCGGattctatccctccttgtgtgcccgcaaaaccaccgcatctctgctacacaaagttgctggacatgtcgccttttttaggccaacattcagcaccgtataacatcgccggacgaattgctatCCTATAGAACTttccttttagcttttgtggcacccttttgtcacaaaggatgccagaagcttgacgccatttcaaccaaccagctgaaattctatgcttaacatcttcatcaatgtcgccatccttttatagcaccgatcctaaataccgaaaagtatccttctgggccaccacttgaccatctagactaacgtctccccctcatgtctagtcgcgctgaaatcacacatcatgtactcggtcttggtcctactatgtctaaaccctttcgactctaataTGCGTCTCCatagctctaacttcctattaacccctaccctactctcgtcaactagcaccacatcatcagcaaagagcatacaccaagagatctcaccttgtatatcccttatgACCTCATTCagcactaaagcaaataaataaggactCAAAACTGACCCCTGGtataggcctatgttaataggaaagtcaatGGTGTCGCCATCACATGTGCGGACAAacatcgtcgcatccttgtacatatccttgatgagagtaatgtacttagttgggactttatgcttctccaaggcccatcacatgacatttctcggtactttgtcatacgccttctcgaggtcaataaagaccatgtgtaaatccttcttctgctccctatatctctccatcaattgtcgtattaagaaaatcgtctccatggttgaccttccaggcatgaacccaaactggttttgggtcacacttgtcactcttcttaggcaaTGCTcgatggctcatcagcttaatccaacggtagttagtacaactttgaacatcgcccttgtttttgaagataggtaatAATATACTTCTcaattcttccggcatcttgtttgaccgaaaaatgatgTTAAAAAACTTAGTCAACCATACTATTGCTATGtcacctaggcatctccacacctcaatggggataccatcagggcccatcgctttacctcataaattctcctcacaaagcgtctgttggtatcgtcaaaagagtcatctaactcaaagGTAGGACCCTTACtgtccccattaaacaacttgtcgaagtactctctccatctatccctGGTCTCCCCATctttcactagcagtcgatctgtcccatacttgatgcatttgatttggttgatatcccttgtcttccgctcgcgaaTCCTAGCCATCTTacaaatgtccttctccccttctttcgtgcctagccacTGATACATGTCATCACACGCCTTAccttttgctacactcacagctcgctttgcaaccctcttcgctaatttatagccctcgatgttggctgcactcttgtcaaggtggaggcgcttgaaacactcttttttctccttaatagctctttgcacctcgtcgttccaccaccaggtgtctttcccctcctgtttgcctcccctactcacgccaaacacctctgaggccaccttccgaacacatgttgtcaTCTTTAGCCACACGTCATctgcatcttcttcttcttcccaaggccccttaCCTAGCATCCTCTCCTTAAACGTTTGTGTCGCTTCCCCTCTAAGTTTCCACCACTTtattctcgcaatcttggcacgtttgtcccggtggacacgtacctgAAGatgaaagtccgccaccacaagcttatgttgagggacaacacactccccaggtatcaccttacaatctaagcaatcacgtctatcctccctcctagcaagtATAAAGTCGATTTgactcgagtgttgtccactacgaaacgtcacaagatgggattccctcttcttgaaaacggtattcgctatcaacaagtcgtaggccaacgcgaagttcaacacatcctccccctcttgactcctgctaccatacccaaaaccgcCGTGCACTCGCTcaaaccctacattagtcgcactcATATGGccattgagatctcctcctatgaagagtttctcgctggaaGGCACAGTACTAACCATACTATCTAGATCTttccagaactgcatcttggtgctctcactaaggcctacctgaggggcataggcactgatcacattcaaaaccgaatctccaactaccatccggattaggataatccgatCGCCTTGCCtcctaacctctacgactccatccttaaggctcctatcaatcaagatacCTATACCATTCCTACCCAGTGTTGcccccgtgtaccaaagcttgaagccagtatcttCAACCTctttcgccttctggcccttccatttagtctcctgaacgcatagaatatttatatGCCTCCTAATTGttgcatcaactagctctcgcaacttacccattaaggaccctacgttccagctacctatacgaattctagttggctcggctaacttccttacccttcgcacccgtcgagggaagtgcgaagacgctcatttttcactacactcgggcgtagatgtagcgcgccactCAGGTTGCGACGaaccgacccttgctcacttatcatcgtacccaagTCACGATACAACGCGCCattggggggatggcgacccggcccttgcctATTTATCAacacacccgggttccgatgtagcgcgtcgctaagagggttacgccccaacgagtttcttatgagtttcaaatccattagagtggctattttttatgctggtttgtcaaaacctaacgcaactctcctcctttacccggacttggaccggctatgctgagacgactaTAGAAACAAAATCAGTTACCTCGAATGCAGAAGAAATGTTTAAGCAGTGGGAAAGAATAAGTTACCTCGAAGGCGAGACGCAACACTTCCATTCACCATGTATGGATAGACTAGCAACCGCTCTGTAGGTGTCATGCAGAATCCACGGAGCCGAAGCAGATTCTTGTGCACCGCCATACTAATCAGTTCAACTTCTGTTTGGAACTGGAGCTCTCCTCCAGGTGTGCGTTCCTCCTTTAATCTCTTCACCGCTACCAATGAACCATCTGTCAGTCTCCCTTTATACACCTTCCCGAAACCGCCTCTTCCTAGGACGTTCCTATTGCTAAAATTATCTGTAGCAACTTGAAGCTCTCTGAGTGAGAACCTCTTAAGTTGTCCAAGGTGAACTTCTGGATCCTCCTCAGCTGATGGAAAGGAGACCATATCAATGAACTGAATAGTACAGATGACATGAACCATGGTACCACACTGTGGTATATAATACTGACCAGGGACATCAAAGAAATGCTCTTCAGGTTTACGCCTACGCCACAATGCAAATGCAATGGCAGGTATAGCAAACAGCAATGCAGCGCCAGCCGCAGCACCTCCAGCAATTGCTCCAGTGCTAGACACGCCTGAGGGAATGGATTTGACCCAGTTAGTATATCTCAAAGTACAATCGTGATCATGTGAGTGTTTTCCACTTATATATATCTCAAACAGGAGTATGATATGACACAATATAAAGCTACAGCCGATCACCTTTTGAGGAAGTTGGTGTTGGGGGATTGTATGGAGGGGGTGGAGAAAAAGGAGGCGCCCCAGGACAAGGCTTTGTAGTACCAGGGCCACATAGATTTGGGTTGTTAGCAAAACTGTGACAAAAAAAAGGTAAGAATCATCAACATCAGAAGACACAGGTTTTTCTCTGGAACTGGCAGGAGATGTGCATCAGAGGATGAAGTTAAGCATCCAAATTCATCCAGAGATTACCTTATAGGGGTAAAGAGTGAAAATGAGCCAGTTGATGGCACCTCTCCTGAGAGGTTGTTATTTGAGAGATCCCTGCAAGGTTGTCGAAACACATTTATCGTTATCTAACATCCTGGGCTGTAACGATGTATAATAGAGCAACAGGCAACTTACAGAACTTGAAGAGTGGTGATAGCAGTCAAGGTTTTTGGAATTTGACCAGAAAGGGTATTGTTATTAAGACGGCTGTCCTTGCAAGAAGACAtaaaaaaaaaatgttacaaTCGTTCCAATAGATAAGCATATTTTCAGAGAAATCATGGcctcaacaaaaaccagacaaCTTATACTACTAGGGCCAAAAAAATATTAATGTACAGTGCCACATGTATTGTGACGCTTCTGTTACCAGGACAATGGAATGAACTTACAGAAACCGCAGCTTCAATAGTTGCCCCAAGGTGTCAGGAATATTGCCAGTGAAGTTGTTGAGGTACAGATCCAAACTGACCAGGTTAGTTAAGTTCCCCAGTTCAGGCGGTATTGGCCCACTTATGTTGTTACTGTAGAGTTCCCTGTAGCGAAATGACAAAAGTGGTTAATCATAAATTCAGCACAAAGAAAGGTAGGGTACTGGAGCGTACAACATCTATTGGCAAACAGTATAAGTAGGAAATAGTATGAGAAGTGGGCATTGGCAGGAATAAAACAAAAGGATACATAATACAAAATGCAACCAAAAGCATGGATGTATATTTCAGAAGCTCCAGGAAAAAAATTGTTACACTATGTCAATATTGGAATTGAAGGATGCACCTGTGGCATGTAAAACTATTCACACAATCAAAAAATTCATGGATGTGGAAACTTACAGATATTGCATATTTTTCAACTGCCCAAGCTGTGGCACCAATGGACCTGCTAGTTGTGCATTTCCAAGATCACTGGCGAAAAAAAGGGCAACAGTCAATATCTAAAATGATTGATGTTTTACCTTgcacagaaagtaaacaagacGATCTTTTGTCAACTTACAGTCTGATGACACTGTTATTGGTGTTACAAGTAACATGGAACCATGTACATGGATTCACCAAAGTGGGATCCCAACTCTGAAGCACATTGTTAGTATCTTTCAGGCTTTGGCGTAGACTGTATAGAGCATCACCTGCAAGTGAGGTATCATCACAATAAGCAATAATCTAGCCATTACATTTTAAGAGGATACATAGACTTTTCATTAATATACCATTAAATATTAATGTTTTTATGTGGTCAAGCCCTTTGCCGTTACTCGGGTTTATGCAAATATCTTATTTAGGCAACAAATACATTTTTTTCAATAGGTAGAAAATCCATATCAAATAAGGAACATGGATGGATTCGACGTGCCATATGACTAGCACCTAGAGTAGTAATTACAGATCACAATTTATAAGGGCTCAGTTAATTTTGTAGTATCATCAAAATCACTAGCATTTAAAACAGCGCAGTTTCTCTCCACGTGTGTACTAGAAAATGAATGCAAAAACTCTCAATAACAATGTGTAATGATTTGACTATGCATACCGATTCTAAGCAATTAATCCGCACGTGCAAAGCATGTGCAATTTTAAGAAAGTAACGCACGCATTCAACGTATCGTTATGTCACTTCAGTTCATTCTAAATGGAACCTCTTTATCTAATAGCAAGTACAGATTGTTCCTTAACAACTTACCATTAATATAGCAGTTCATATCTACTATAACAAACAATTTAAGCAGGCTTGTTGAGGTGTGCATGCGCCCCTTATGGCCCGCGTTGTAAAAAAAActcatttcttttcttcttaatgcaatgatacgtagttctcctgcgtattctcgagaaaaaaaaacaatttaagCAGACAATTACAGTTAAAAAAGGTGATATTCCTCCGACCCCAAACCGCAAGTTCAGATCATGAGTACTACTGAACTATCTTTAGCCAATAATAGAATCCATCAAATCAGTTTAGAATCCATGGTGAAATAGTTTACTCTATGATAATGACTAAAAGACCAAAGTTTTGCCACACAAAAAGGAATCTCTGCATATGCACCTTCATAGTAACAACATCCAAAACAACAATTTTGACAGAGCCGTACAGTCCTTCCTGCACATTCATAATTCGTTGAGAACCCAAAAGTCCCTTTGCAGGCACAATGAGGCCGGAAATAATTCCAGACGCGACTTGAGTAGAGAGTAGAATCTACTCCATTTGTGTGTATACACCGCACCTATTCCAGAACGAATTCCCTTCCATGTTTGCGCAACCGGCCTTTCCAGATGTAACGAAACGAACTCCTGTCATACAGACGTCGCCATGGAGAAGAAAATGACAAAACACTACGAGAGACAAACCGGGCCACCAACAACCCCCAAAGCAATCAGTCAAAGCGGCGAAAATGAGAGAGCTACTGGCTCGTCTTCATCCCCCCGTTAAGTCCCTGCCAATGAGCAGAGGCTTGCCGAGTAGAAACACGCGCCGGATTTCTGGTCACCTCCCCTCCCCGGATTTTCAGCCATTATCCCCCCTCGCACGGAGACGGAAGAGAACTCGCTCGCCGCGCGCTACTCATCAAACACCCGGAAGAAAATAACCCGCAGATTGCGCAGAGCAGTGGCATACCCTCCGTGTTGGCGACGACCCGGCGGCTCACGCCGAGCACCAACGacaggaccgccgccgcccaccaccaccaccgcagcgccggcgccgccatcccTCCGGCGCCTGGGCCGCCTCTCACGGGTCGGAACCCCCGAGCTGGCCACGCCCGCGAGGAGCTCGCTCAGCTGagtgccgccgacgccgcccgcgGCAGCTCGGCCACCGCTCCTCTACGACGGGGAGCGAGAGAtttctttcttattttttccccctcccctcctgtTCTTTTTTTACCGGTGTTTTTCTCAGCTCGGGGTTTTTAAAACCTTGGCGAGGCTTGCGTGTGGAGTCCCCGACCCAAAATTGTTCCACTGCCCGAGCCGAGCGAGATCAAAAGTTACGCCGCGTTAACCGCGTAACTgtactgacaggtggggccgagGACAGGGGGCCCGCGTGTCGGCGGGGGAACACTTGGCCATGCTCTGTGGGGTTTCGTTCGAGCCGAGTGCGACGGGTTTTCGGCTGGCGGGACTCCGGGAGCGGCAGCTGCGGCCGATGACGTGGGCGTGATGCGGGGCTGCGGATTTCGTTCGTGGACGCGGTCCTCGTACACGCTTGTCCCCAGAGATCACTTGTAGCAATCGAGAAAGCCTGTGTCTTTTTTCGAAGGGCTTATCGAGAAAATCcgtttctccttttttttttcctctatcTTTGCTAAATATGTTTCTCCTTTTTATCATTTCACAGGTTTAGCGCTTTTTGCATCGACTTGACTTTCTATGAATATGCCATCCAATGGATTTTGGTATTGTTCGTGGTCCTTGATGTTTGAATAAATTTTGCCTTGTGGCACTTGGTTTTTGACTGATATCCAATTTGGATGTGTCAAAACATGGCATGTTATACACGCTTATCCGCACGTCCGAAGAAATGATACCAACACGTGTGTTCGGTCTCATCCGGTCACAGCCTATCACCGCTTAGTTCACATGGAACTTCAGTTGCAGGCAGTGCAAGTTTTCCAATTATACATTCACATGGAATGGAAATCCGTTATCTAACGgtttttgtttaaaaaaataacATGAATGTACTTGGTGCTACTCTTATCGAAACGTTGCAAGCAAATAGAGATTACATCGTCACATTTTCTTTTAGCGTTAAATGGAGATCATGTCAAATTGGACACCGTGTGACTCACATTTGCCGGTACTTAGTGTGATCTCATTGAACATACTAGCTTGATGTGGTTTCATTGAGCGTTACGTGTGAAATTTAATTATGTCAAGATAATTATCTAGCGCTATGATACATTTGCATGATACTTCGGACCCAAGTCATTACCTATAGCGTTTAAAAATGAATGTACTCAATGTGGTTTCATCGAACTGTTATGGGCGAACCGACTACTGATATTAAGTTGGATTTTCTCCTACCATTTAAGGAAATATAGTTAGACGTCCACCGGTCTTTGAGTTTCCGACATGACAACGTGCTAGCATTTTTTTCCTATTAGTTGAATTCTTTTGCTGACTCTCCACTTGTTTTGTAaggattttctttttcctttttctctctctctcatatCAGCCAATACTCCctctttttttccaaaaaaaaattgtattacATTTCTATAGACTCTTGGTGCAAAATGAGGTTTACTCAGGGTTCACATAAAAACATGAATATCATGTAACGTATTGCCATGAATATAGCAGTTTCCAATTGACCGTCCAGCCACTGCCTAAGATTGACACGCCATTTTGCCAACCACCTCCTCATCATTTTTAGCAGCATCTCAATGTACACCATGAATGCACTCCAAACCAGCATACCTGCATTTTTAGCAGCACACTAAGGCTGCATTTTTAGTACGTAACTGTCCAAAGAAAGCAGGGTACGTTACCGTGAAAAAAGGGACGTGCCGTTTCCATACGTCCCGGATGAGAGCAGTACGGGTACGGCTGGTCCAGGCTTGTCCTCGCGCCGCGCTGCCCTCTGGGCCCGCCGGTCAGAAGTCCAGCTCGCGGTCAAAGGTCCCCCTCCTCCTCGTGACGGGATCCAGTGCGGGCTCCCGGCCTCCCGTACCGTAGGCCCGTGCCACGGCAGGCGGCCCACCGCGCGctctgtctttttttttgcggccCAGGCCAATGGAGAGGCGCGTCAGGCAACGGGGCGAGGCGGAGTTGAGGTCGCTCCGTCCCACCTCCCTGTCCCCACCCGGTGCGAGGAGGGGGCCACGTTTTCTCTCCAATGATTGTGGAGCCCAGCGAGGCGCCAGCTCGGACTCCGGTCAAAATGCTGGACCACGACGGTCTGCGTCCGCGGTCTCTGTTTTCTTCTTTCCCAGC from Panicum virgatum strain AP13 chromosome 7N, P.virgatum_v5, whole genome shotgun sequence includes the following:
- the LOC120682724 gene encoding LRR receptor kinase SERK2-like; this encodes MAAPALRWWWWAAAVLSLVLGVSRRVVANTEGDALYSLRQSLKDTNNVLQSWDPTLVNPCTWFHVTCNTNNSVIRLDLGNAQLAGPLVPQLGQLKNMQYLELYSNNISGPIPPELGNLTNLVSLDLYLNNFTGNIPDTLGQLLKLRFLRLNNNTLSGQIPKTLTAITTLQVLDLSNNNLSGEVPSTGSFSLFTPISFANNPNLCGPGTTKPCPGAPPFSPPPPYNPPTPTSSKGVSSTGAIAGGAAAGAALLFAIPAIAFALWRRRKPEEHFFDVPAEEDPEVHLGQLKRFSLRELQVATDNFSNRNVLGRGGFGKVYKGRLTDGSLVAVKRLKEERTPGGELQFQTEVELISMAVHKNLLRLRGFCMTPTERLLVYPYMVNGSVASRLRERGPNDPHLEWETRARIALGSARGLSYLHDHCDPKIIHRDVKAANILLDESFEAVVGDFGLARLMDYKDTHVTTAVRGTIGHIAPEYLSTGKSSEKTDVFGYGIMLLELITGQRAFDLARLANDDDVMLLDWVKGLLKEKKLEQLVDPDLQGGYTDEEVESLIQVALLCTQGSPMERPKMSEVVRMLEGDGLAERWEEWQKVEVVRQEAERAPRHNDWIVDSSYNLNAVELSGPR